From Candidatus Lernaella stagnicola:
AGCTCCACCGGATCGGCAAAGACAAGCTCGATGTGCGCGTCGTGATGCAGCTTCTTTAGCTCGCGATAAATCGTTTGTGATTTCTTCTTTAAATCCTTGTTCATGTTTTCCTCCGGCTTAGCCACGCGCCGAACTCATCGACCGGCAGGCAGGTGGGAACGTCGAGGGCGCTCAGCCCTCCTTTGCGGGCGATACCTTCCCCGTAGTGAACGTCGTTGATGCCTTCGGCGCGGTGAGCGTCCGGGCAGATCGGCACCTTGACTCCGAGCTCGCGGGCACGCCGGTGGTGCCGCCAATCCAAGTCCAAACGATGCGGATTCGCGTTGAGTTCGACGGCCACATTGTGTCTCGCCGCCGCTTCCAGAACCGCGTTGACGTCCACCGCGTAGGCATCGCGGGTCAGCAGCAAGCGCCCGGTCAAGTGCCCGACAATGGTCGTATGCGGATTCTCGATGGCCGAGATGATGCGACGGGTCATCGTTTCTGCATCCATGGTGAAGCTGCCGTGCACGGACGCAATGACGAAATCGAACGAGGCGAGCGTCTTCTCGTCGTAATCCAACGAACCATCCGGGAGAATGTCGCTTTCGATTCCCTTGAAGATGCGGAAGGGCGCCAGTTCCGCATTCAGCCGATCGATCTCCTCATGCTGTCGCTTGATGTCGTCGGGCCGCAAGCCGCCGGCATAGGCTGCGGTTTGCGAGTGGTCGGTGATCCCCAAATACGCGAACCCGCGTTCCCGGACCGCCGCGGCAAGCGCTGCCAAAGTCAGCAGACCGTCGGAATACCTGCTGTGGGCGTGCACGACGCCCCGTGTAGCGCCGAAGGGCAGCAATTCCGGCAGTTGCCCGGCGGCGGCCAGATCGAGCTCGTCGAAGCCCTCTCGCAGTTCCGGCGGCACGAAGGGCAGGTCGAATTTTGCGTAAACGCCCGCTTCGTCTTCGATGGGGAAGGGGGTTTCACCGTCGAAGAGGCCGTATTCGGAAAGTTTCCAGCCGCGCTTTTTGGCCAAGCCGCGCAGCAGAGTGTTGTGTTCCTTCGAGCCCGTAAAATGCACCCACGCGACGGGAAATTGCGCGGACGTGACGACTCGCAGGTCGATCGAGATCCCCGCGCTTTTCAGCACGATCGACGACTTCGTCGGCCCGTGTGCGGTAACCTCCAGAACGTCGGCGTATTCGACAAACGCGCGCATCAAGCGTTCGGGCTCTGGCGACGCGGCAAGCAGGTCCACGTCTTTGACAGTCTCCTTGTAACGGCGTAGTGAACCGGCGACTTCGAGCCGGTCAGCCAAACCGGTCGTCTGGAGGAAGGCGGACAACTCGTCGGCGACACGGCGTGCGGTGGAAACATGAAAACGGCCGTGGTAGTCGCGCATGCGGATCACGCCGGCGAGGATTTTCTCCTGCGACTTTTTACCGAAGCCCGGCAGTCGTGCGAGGTGTTGTTCACGGCACGCCTGCTCCAGGGCACCGAGGCTTTCGATACCCAACTCTCTGTAGAGAACCTTAACTTTCTTGGGCCCCAGGCCGGGAACGTTGAACAGATCGAAAATGGTTTCGGGAAATCCGGCGCGCAGTTCCTCGACGAATTGTAGGCGACCGGTTTCCAGGAGTTCGACGATGTCCTGAGTCAGCCCCTTTCCCACGCCCTTGATTTCGCCGGCTTGCGCCTTTTCGAGAAACGATTCCACCGCTTCCTCGATGCTTGGCAGCAGACGGGCCGCGTTCGCGTAAGCCCGAATTTTGAAAGGATTAGCGCCGCTTAGTTCCAGCAACATGGCGGCCTGTTCGAAAACAGCGGCGATCTCCGCAAGCGTCATCGACATCGTTGCAACCTCGATAATGATGGGAAATATCTTAGAATGACGCCCGTTCATCGTCCAGACGGTGGGTTGTCGCCTCCGCCAAAGCTCATTATAGTTGCCGCCGATGACCAGATAACGCCCAAGGAGAAACGCAATGAAGATCGCGGTAATCGGCGGCGGCAGCACCTACACTCCCGAGTTGATTGAGGGTTTCATCGAGAAAAGCGCGGCGCTTGGCCTAAGCGAATTGGCGCTGA
This genomic window contains:
- the polX gene encoding DNA polymerase/3'-5' exonuclease PolX, which produces MSMTLAEIAAVFEQAAMLLELSGANPFKIRAYANAARLLPSIEEAVESFLEKAQAGEIKGVGKGLTQDIVELLETGRLQFVEELRAGFPETIFDLFNVPGLGPKKVKVLYRELGIESLGALEQACREQHLARLPGFGKKSQEKILAGVIRMRDYHGRFHVSTARRVADELSAFLQTTGLADRLEVAGSLRRYKETVKDVDLLAASPEPERLMRAFVEYADVLEVTAHGPTKSSIVLKSAGISIDLRVVTSAQFPVAWVHFTGSKEHNTLLRGLAKKRGWKLSEYGLFDGETPFPIEDEAGVYAKFDLPFVPPELREGFDELDLAAAGQLPELLPFGATRGVVHAHSRYSDGLLTLAALAAAVRERGFAYLGITDHSQTAAYAGGLRPDDIKRQHEEIDRLNAELAPFRIFKGIESDILPDGSLDYDEKTLASFDFVIASVHGSFTMDAETMTRRIISAIENPHTTIVGHLTGRLLLTRDAYAVDVNAVLEAAARHNVAVELNANPHRLDLDWRHHRRARELGVKVPICPDAHRAEGINDVHYGEGIARKGGLSALDVPTCLPVDEFGAWLSRRKT